One Candidatus Hydrogenedentota bacterium genomic window carries:
- the ruvA gene encoding Holliday junction branch migration protein RuvA gives MFAFLRGTVEHKGAGQIALDVGGIGYAVLVPDTVHRRLAQHQEVKLLTYCHIREDAFQIYGFLKEEERSLFMTLLEINGVGPRVALAVVSFLAPAAFGRALLENDLKAFTGVPGVGKKLAQRILLEMKTKLGQDTELSAILGEPAAEAAPGEGDDVYEALISLGCTPAEARNAALHARKKLGPDAPAEELVRAALRSMARA, from the coding sequence CGAGCACAAAGGGGCCGGCCAAATCGCGTTGGATGTGGGCGGCATCGGCTATGCCGTGCTTGTTCCCGATACGGTGCACCGCAGGCTGGCGCAGCATCAGGAAGTCAAACTGCTGACGTATTGCCACATTCGCGAAGACGCCTTCCAGATATACGGCTTTCTCAAGGAAGAAGAGCGTTCGCTCTTCATGACCCTGCTTGAAATCAACGGGGTCGGCCCGCGCGTGGCACTCGCGGTGGTGTCGTTCCTTGCCCCGGCGGCGTTCGGGCGCGCGCTGCTCGAGAACGACTTGAAAGCGTTTACGGGCGTGCCCGGCGTCGGCAAGAAACTCGCCCAGCGCATCCTGCTCGAAATGAAGACGAAACTCGGCCAGGACACCGAACTGAGCGCCATTCTCGGGGAACCGGCCGCGGAGGCCGCGCCGGGCGAAGGCGACGACGTGTATGAAGCGCTGATTTCGCTCGGGTGCACCCCCGCGGAAGCCCGGAACGCCGCGCTCCACGCGCGCAAGAAACTGGGCCCCGATGCTCCGGCCGAAGAACTGGTGCGCGCGGCGCTGCGTTCGATGGCGAGGGCCTAG
- a CDS encoding methylated-DNA--[protein]-cysteine S-methyltransferase → MLPWAMSRFYEAVYRLVREIPQGRVMTYGQIAAILGCPRAARAVGYAMRAAGPRGDVPWHRVINSRGGISAHSEVERPILQRMLLEAEGIRFDASETCDLTRYRWEPPCPDAYLFVTEADWPFI, encoded by the coding sequence ATGTTACCGTGGGCTATGTCAAGATTTTACGAAGCCGTATACCGCCTCGTGCGGGAGATCCCCCAAGGCCGCGTCATGACCTATGGCCAGATCGCGGCGATCTTGGGCTGTCCCCGCGCCGCGCGCGCCGTTGGCTACGCGATGCGCGCCGCCGGGCCACGCGGCGACGTGCCCTGGCACCGCGTCATCAACAGCCGCGGCGGCATCAGCGCCCACAGCGAGGTGGAGAGGCCCATCCTCCAGCGCATGCTCCTGGAAGCCGAGGGCATCCGCTTTGACGCGTCGGAAACCTGCGACCTCACCCGGTACCGCTGGGAACCGCCCTGCCCCGACGCCTATCTCTTCGTCACCGAGGCCGACTGGCCGTTTATCTGA
- the ruvB gene encoding Holliday junction branch migration DNA helicase RuvB codes for MADMEIVSPQPVDDDRVFDEQIRPQRFEDFPGQDPIKEKLRIAIAAAKQRGEPLDHLLLSGPPGLGKTTLARIIANEMGVNIRQSTGPVIERQADLSAMLTSLEEFDVFFIDEIHRLNHAVEETLYSAMEDFEVDIMLGKGPTARSMKIGLKPFTLIGATTRAGLLTPPLRARFGDTCRFEFYSPAELQRIVVRAARILKVEVDNDGALEIATRSRGTARIANRLLRRVRDYAQVKGDGVVTREAADAALHMLRIDALGLDDMDRAIIRTVIEKFSGGPVGVSSLGVAVGEERQTLEEVHEPYLIQVGFLKRTPQGRVATPLAYRHMGLEPPPAAAQPHLF; via the coding sequence ATGGCCGACATGGAGATCGTAAGCCCGCAGCCGGTCGACGACGACCGCGTCTTCGACGAACAGATACGCCCGCAGCGCTTCGAGGATTTCCCCGGCCAAGACCCTATCAAGGAGAAGCTGCGCATCGCGATTGCGGCGGCCAAACAGCGGGGCGAGCCGCTGGACCACCTGCTGCTGAGCGGCCCGCCGGGGCTGGGCAAGACCACCCTGGCCCGGATCATCGCGAACGAAATGGGCGTGAACATCCGGCAATCGACGGGTCCGGTGATCGAAAGACAGGCCGATCTCTCGGCCATGCTGACAAGTCTTGAAGAGTTTGACGTGTTCTTCATCGATGAAATCCACCGGCTCAACCACGCGGTCGAAGAAACACTCTATTCCGCGATGGAGGATTTCGAGGTCGATATCATGCTCGGCAAGGGTCCGACGGCCCGTTCGATGAAGATCGGCCTCAAGCCGTTCACGCTCATCGGCGCCACAACGCGCGCCGGCCTGCTGACGCCGCCGTTGCGCGCGCGCTTCGGCGACACCTGCCGGTTCGAGTTCTATTCGCCCGCGGAGCTTCAGCGCATCGTCGTCCGCGCGGCGCGCATTTTGAAGGTCGAGGTCGACAACGACGGCGCGCTCGAGATCGCGACGCGCTCGCGCGGCACCGCCCGCATCGCAAACCGCCTGTTGCGCCGGGTGCGCGATTACGCGCAGGTCAAGGGCGACGGCGTCGTGACGCGCGAGGCGGCGGACGCGGCGCTGCACATGCTGCGCATCGACGCGCTGGGCCTCGACGACATGGACCGCGCCATCATCCGGACCGTCATCGAGAAGTTCAGCGGCGGGCCGGTGGGTGTCTCGTCGCTTGGGGTCGCCGTGGGGGAAGAGCGCCAGACGCTCGAAGAGGTTCACGAGCCGTATCTCATCCAGGTCGGCTTCCTGAAACGCACGCCGCAGGGCCGCGTGGCCACGCCGCTCGCATACCGCCATATGGGCCTCGAGCCGCCGCCCGCGGCCGCGCAGCCGCACCTGTTCTGA